In one Asterias amurensis chromosome 9, ASM3211899v1 genomic region, the following are encoded:
- the LOC139941391 gene encoding secretory carrier-associated membrane protein 1-like isoform X2 has protein sequence MTDYDSNPFADPEAANPFQDPSVQQATSNSSRGLEEFNPFEERNSQTTTAKKTTPTVVPPTQPAVMEPSPPPYSPSAAQPAPTPGQEDLLRRQEELERKAAELQRREQQMRSAQYSTRVNNWPPLPSFCPMQPCFYQDFAVDIPLEFQRIVKIGYYIWIIYVVLLLLNVVISLIYLTLGISASAGLCFGFSLLFLAILTPCSFVCWYRSVYKSFRSDSSFSFFMFFFVFGVQFLCTVVQAIGIDQWGSCGWINGFTTIGGAEGAFPTAVGVMMLIMGLLFTLLAIGMAVYLTRVHGLYRSTGASFQKAQEEFARGVVTNPGVQSAAKDAGRAAATGAADAAVGGVSASLSPQSMNKM, from the exons GACCCCTCGGTACAGCAAGCTACCAGCAACTCCTCCAGAGGACTGGAGGAGTTCAACCCTTTTGAGGAACGCAATTCACAG ACAACCACAGCCAAGAAGACAACACCCACTGTAGTCCCACCCACTCAGCCAGCCGTTATGGAGCCATCACCACCACCATATTCCCCTTCGGCCGCCCAACCA GCACCAACCCCAGGGCAAGAGGACCTTCTAAGGAGACAGGAAGAACTTGAGAGGAAAGCAGCTGAACTGCAGAGACGCGAACAGCAGATGCGAAGTGCACAGTACAGTA ctCGTGTTAACAACTGGCCACCCTTACCAAGCTTCTGCCCAATGCAGCCATGTTTCTATCAAGATTTCGCAGTTGACATTCCCCTGGAGTTCCAACGTATCGTCAAAATTGGCTACTACATTTGGATAA TCTATGTAGTCTTACTCCTACTGAACGTGGTAATTAGCCTGATCTACTTGACGCTTGGCATCAGTGCTTCAGCTGGACTTTGCTTTGGCTTCTCCTTACTCTTCCTAGCCATCCTGACGCCTTGCTCGTTTGTATGCTGGTACCGGTCAGTGTATAAGTCCTTCAG AAGTGACAGTTCCTTCAGTTTCTTTATGTTCTTCTTTGTCTTTGGTGTACAATTTCTGTGTACCGTTGTGCAAGCGATAGGAATCGACCAATGGGGATCATG TGGTTGGATTAATGGCTTTACCACCATCGGTGGAGCCGAAGGAGCGTTTCCTACTGCAGTTGGTGTCATGATGCTCATCATGGGACTGCTCTTCACACTACTTGCCATAGGCATGGCTGTTTATCTCACAAGG GTACATGGCTTGTACCGGAGCACAGGCGCCAGTTTCCAGAAAGCCCAGGAGGAGTTTGCGCGAGGAGTAGTGACCAACCCTGGTGTTCAGTCTGCAGCTAAGGATGCCGGTAGAGCAGCAGCAACTGGTGCTGCTGATGCCGCTGTGGGTGGTGTTAGTGCATCCTTGAGTCCACAGAGCatgaataaaatgtaa
- the LOC139941391 gene encoding secretory carrier-associated membrane protein 1-like isoform X1 encodes MTDYDSNPFADPEAANPFQDPSVQQATSNSSRGLEEFNPFEERNSQTTTAKKTTPTVVPPTQPAVMEPSPPPYSPSAAQPAPTPGQEDLLRRQEELERKAAELQRREQQMRSAQYSTRVNNWPPLPSFCPMQPCFYQDFAVDIPLEFQRIVKIGYYIWITYVTLLFCNVIVSFMLLLSGTESTGGVVFGLSILFVIIWTPCSFVCWYRPVYKAFRSDSSFSFFMFFFVFGVQFLCTVVQAIGIDQWGSCGWINGFTTIGGAEGAFPTAVGVMMLIMGLLFTLLAIGMAVYLTRVHGLYRSTGASFQKAQEEFARGVVTNPGVQSAAKDAGRAAATGAADAAVGGVSASLSPQSMNKM; translated from the exons GACCCCTCGGTACAGCAAGCTACCAGCAACTCCTCCAGAGGACTGGAGGAGTTCAACCCTTTTGAGGAACGCAATTCACAG ACAACCACAGCCAAGAAGACAACACCCACTGTAGTCCCACCCACTCAGCCAGCCGTTATGGAGCCATCACCACCACCATATTCCCCTTCGGCCGCCCAACCA GCACCAACCCCAGGGCAAGAGGACCTTCTAAGGAGACAGGAAGAACTTGAGAGGAAAGCAGCTGAACTGCAGAGACGCGAACAGCAGATGCGAAGTGCACAGTACAGTA ctCGTGTTAACAACTGGCCACCCTTACCAAGCTTCTGCCCAATGCAGCCATGTTTCTATCAAGATTTCGCAGTTGACATTCCCCTGGAGTTCCAACGTATCGTCAAAATTGGCTACTACATTTGGATAA CTTATGTGACTCTGCTGTTCTGCAACGTCATAGTGTCATTTATGTTATTGCTGTCTGGAACTGAAAGCACTGGAGGAGTAGTCTTCGGCTTATCCATTCTTTTTGTAATCATTTGGACACCGTGCTCATTTGTATGCTGGTATCGGCCTGTTTATAAGGCATTCAG AAGTGACAGTTCCTTCAGTTTCTTTATGTTCTTCTTTGTCTTTGGTGTACAATTTCTGTGTACCGTTGTGCAAGCGATAGGAATCGACCAATGGGGATCATG TGGTTGGATTAATGGCTTTACCACCATCGGTGGAGCCGAAGGAGCGTTTCCTACTGCAGTTGGTGTCATGATGCTCATCATGGGACTGCTCTTCACACTACTTGCCATAGGCATGGCTGTTTATCTCACAAGG GTACATGGCTTGTACCGGAGCACAGGCGCCAGTTTCCAGAAAGCCCAGGAGGAGTTTGCGCGAGGAGTAGTGACCAACCCTGGTGTTCAGTCTGCAGCTAAGGATGCCGGTAGAGCAGCAGCAACTGGTGCTGCTGATGCCGCTGTGGGTGGTGTTAGTGCATCCTTGAGTCCACAGAGCatgaataaaatgtaa
- the LOC139941391 gene encoding secretory carrier-associated membrane protein 5-like isoform X3, with amino-acid sequence MEPSPPPYSPSAAQPAPTPGQEDLLRRQEELERKAAELQRREQQMRSAQYSTRVNNWPPLPSFCPMQPCFYQDFAVDIPLEFQRIVKIGYYIWITYVTLLFCNVIVSFMLLLSGTESTGGVVFGLSILFVIIWTPCSFVCWYRPVYKAFRSDSSFSFFMFFFVFGVQFLCTVVQAIGIDQWGSCGWINGFTTIGGAEGAFPTAVGVMMLIMGLLFTLLAIGMAVYLTRVHGLYRSTGASFQKAQEEFARGVVTNPGVQSAAKDAGRAAATGAADAAVGGVSASLSPQSMNKM; translated from the exons ATGGAGCCATCACCACCACCATATTCCCCTTCGGCCGCCCAACCA GCACCAACCCCAGGGCAAGAGGACCTTCTAAGGAGACAGGAAGAACTTGAGAGGAAAGCAGCTGAACTGCAGAGACGCGAACAGCAGATGCGAAGTGCACAGTACAGTA ctCGTGTTAACAACTGGCCACCCTTACCAAGCTTCTGCCCAATGCAGCCATGTTTCTATCAAGATTTCGCAGTTGACATTCCCCTGGAGTTCCAACGTATCGTCAAAATTGGCTACTACATTTGGATAA CTTATGTGACTCTGCTGTTCTGCAACGTCATAGTGTCATTTATGTTATTGCTGTCTGGAACTGAAAGCACTGGAGGAGTAGTCTTCGGCTTATCCATTCTTTTTGTAATCATTTGGACACCGTGCTCATTTGTATGCTGGTATCGGCCTGTTTATAAGGCATTCAG AAGTGACAGTTCCTTCAGTTTCTTTATGTTCTTCTTTGTCTTTGGTGTACAATTTCTGTGTACCGTTGTGCAAGCGATAGGAATCGACCAATGGGGATCATG TGGTTGGATTAATGGCTTTACCACCATCGGTGGAGCCGAAGGAGCGTTTCCTACTGCAGTTGGTGTCATGATGCTCATCATGGGACTGCTCTTCACACTACTTGCCATAGGCATGGCTGTTTATCTCACAAGG GTACATGGCTTGTACCGGAGCACAGGCGCCAGTTTCCAGAAAGCCCAGGAGGAGTTTGCGCGAGGAGTAGTGACCAACCCTGGTGTTCAGTCTGCAGCTAAGGATGCCGGTAGAGCAGCAGCAACTGGTGCTGCTGATGCCGCTGTGGGTGGTGTTAGTGCATCCTTGAGTCCACAGAGCatgaataaaatgtaa